GTCGGCGATGGTGATGTCCGCGTCGCTGCCGCGTCCGATCACGGTGCGCGCGGCGACCAGCGGATGCCGGGTGCCCTTGATCTCGACGACCGCGCGCCAGCTGACCTGCCCGGACGCAGTCTGCGACTCCACGCGCAACTGGCCGGTCGACAACCGCTCGTCGCGTGCCAGCGTGATCGACAACGGCCCGGCCAGGGAGTATCCCTGTGCGCGGGCGTGCTTGGTGACGAGGGCGTCGAGCTCGTCGGTGAGGGTGCGTCCGATGGCGCGCATCTTCTCGTCGTCCGTCGGGGACAGGAACACGGTGAAGGTGTTGGGCGTCAGGATGCGGTCGCGCGAGACGACCGCCGCCTTCGCGTCGAGCTCGCTGCGGAGGGCGGACGCGATGTCCACAGGCTGGATGCCGCTACGGAAGGTCTTGGCGAACGCACCGTTGACGGCGCGCTCCAGACCTCTCTCGAAGCTGTCAAGTAGTCCCACACGACTCCTCAGGCAGGCAGACCGGGTGGGACCATCGTAGTTGCACGGACGCGTCAGGACGTGAGCATGTGCTGGATCAGGTCCCCGACGCCGGTTTCCCGCGGCTCAGGAGACCCGATCCGGCGTGGTACGATCGGGAAGTTGAGTTCGCGATTCCCCGGAAAAGCGACTCGCGCGAGTGGCGGAATAGGCAGACGCGCTGGCTTCAGGTGCCAGTGCCCGAAAGGGCGTGGGGGTTCAACTCCCCCCTCGCGCACAGCGACGAAATAACCCCGACCAGGGATTTACTGGTCGGGGTTATTTCGTTTTCGGGGTCATGCAACGATCTGTGCAACAGCACGAGCTGTAGACGTGCGTCACCACCGCCTCCCAATCGGGAACCGTGCTCGGAATCTTCGCCGTGCCCACCTGCGTGAAGGTTCTGTACGTTGAGCCATCTCGCAGGATCTCAGGAGAGGCCCCACCTCCGAGGTGGCGTTGACGAGGCGCCGACGGCCCGGGCGCTCCATCCCTCACCTGCGAGGCGGCCTCCCAGTCGGCGAGGTAGCCCCGGAGCTCTGTGACGTCCTCGGCGCTGAACTGACGGGCCCGTCTTCGTCAGCCGGCGTCGCGCCAGGAGTGCCGGGGCTCGTAGCCGAGCAGGCGTCGTGCCTTCGCGATGGACAGTAGCGTCTCGTGCTCCGCGAACTCGCGGGCGATCGGCACGTCGGGGAACACCTCGGCGAGGAGCTCCTTGTTCGGCCGGGACATCACGGTGTCCGCGGCCGCGATGATGAACTGATCGAATCCGGGCGGGGCGACCTCGAGTGCGCGCTGCACGGCCTGGGCACCGTCCCGCGCGTCGATGTACCCCCACAGGTTCCATTTCCGCGCGTACGCGTTCGCGTCGAAGGAGGGGAACGCGGCGTAGTCCTCGGGGTTCATGACGTTCGAGAACCGGAGGGCGGTGAGCGAGAGGTCAGGGTGCCAGCGGACGAGTTCGACCGCCAGCCTCTCCTCCAGCGTCTTCACCAGGGAGTACACGGACTCCGGACGCGGCGCGTACTCCTCGTCGACCGGGACATACGGCGGCGGCACGTCGAACGGCAGGCCGAGGACCGTCTCGCTGGACGCGTACACGATGCGACGGATCCCGAGCCTGACCGCGGCCCAGAACACATTGAAGGTCGCGGTCATGTTGTTGTGGAAGGTCGCGATGTCGCTGCGGATGCCGGGGGCGGGGATGGCCCCGAGGTGGACGACGGCGTCGATGCCGTCGTGGCGGTCTCCGACACCGCCGAGCGCATCGATGA
The sequence above is a segment of the Microbacterium caowuchunii genome. Coding sequences within it:
- a CDS encoding NAD-dependent epimerase/dehydratase family protein: MRIAITGSSGKLGTVVARELRANGYDVIGLDIAGERGPGFVQVDLTDYGQVIDALGGVGDRHDGIDAVVHLGAIPAPGIRSDIATFHNNMTATFNVFWAAVRLGIRRIVYASSETVLGLPFDVPPPYVPVDEEYAPRPESVYSLVKTLEERLAVELVRWHPDLSLTALRFSNVMNPEDYAAFPSFDANAYARKWNLWGYIDARDGAQAVQRALEVAPPGFDQFIIAAADTVMSRPNKELLAEVFPDVPIAREFAEHETLLSIAKARRLLGYEPRHSWRDAG
- a CDS encoding FhaA domain-containing protein codes for the protein MGLLDSFERGLERAVNGAFAKTFRSGIQPVDIASALRSELDAKAAVVSRDRILTPNTFTVFLSPTDDEKMRAIGRTLTDELDALVTKHARAQGYSLAGPLSITLARDERLSTGQLRVESQTASGQVSWRAVVEIKGTRHPLVAARTVIGRGSDADITIADSGTSRKHVEILWDGERAMVRDLGSTNGTKLNGRKISEAPLPPDATVTIGRTDIVFRIVAQSSGAPRPPRSDDATRAFTVGDLDSWGGSSS